The Salmo salar chromosome ssa19, Ssal_v3.1, whole genome shotgun sequence DNA window acagaagtgaaataaacaataaaaaaattgacattaaacattacactcacaaatgttccaaaagaataaagacatttcaaatgtgatattttgttcaaatagttaaagtacaaaagggaaaataaatgaacataaatgtgggctgtatttacaatggtgtttgttcttcactggttgcccttttcttgtggcaacaggtcacaaaatcttgctgctgtgatggtacactgtagtatttcacccagtagataaggGAGTTTATCAATATTGGATtggttttctaattctttgtgggtctgtgtaatctgagggaaatatgtgtctctaatatggtcatacatttggcaggaggttaggaaataCAACCCAGTttacacctcattttgtgggcagtgttgcacatagcctgtcttctcttgagaaccaGGAACCtatggtggcctttctcaatagcaaggcaatGCTCATTGAGTatttacatagtcaaagctttcctttaaAAACCCAaaccttaagtttgggtcagtcacagtggtcaggtattctgtcactctgtactctctgtttagggccaaatagcattctagtttgctcagtttttttgttaattctttccaatgtgtcaagtaattatctttttgttttctcatgatttggttgggtctaactgtgttgctgtcctggggctctgtggggtgtgtttgtgaacagagccccaggaccagcttgcttaggggactcttctccaggttcatctctctgtaggtgatggctttgttatggaaggtttaggAATCACAtcctttaggtggttgtagaatttaagggCACTTTTTCATATGTTGATCATTAgtgggtattggcctaattctgctctgctctgcagaATTGGTgttttacatctctctctctctctctctctctctctctctctctctctctctctctctctctctctctctctctctctctctctctctctctctctctctctccttaacttATTTTCTCTCTGTCCAACAGTATGTTCTGGCTGTTGGCAGTTCTGTGTTCCATGCCATGTTTTATGGAGAGCTGGCGGAAAACAGGGATGAAATCCGAATTCCGGACGTGGAGCCTGCAGCATTCCTGGCCATGTTGAAGTAAGGAAGGATTCTACTCCtctttcaccttcctctctcctctcctctttcacctctctcttcctcactcctctcctctttcacctCTCTTCCCCTCGCTTCCCCtcgcttctcctctcctctcctctcctctcctctccttctctcttctcctctcctcttttaactccctgtagctctgtagcACAAATAGACCTCCTACTAACCCATAGGCACTATATACCCCCTACTAACAGATAGACGCTTGTGAAGATGAGAAAATCGGATACCATTGAAGCAATATGGTCACATTTCCACACAGCCACccagtcaatctctctctgtcacccacgcccctctctctctctctctctctctctctctctctctctctctctctctctctctctctctctctctctctctctctctctccctctctctcacccatgcctctgtctctctctctctctctctctctctctctctctctctctctcgctctctcgctctctcgctctctctattaaATTCAAatagctttattgacatgggaaacatatgttaacattgtttattatctatttcacttgctttgacaatcaaaaataaacagtaaatattacactcgcAAAAGTTCCGTAGTTATAGATTATAAAGACATGTCAAATGTAATATTATGGTTATATACAGTGCTGTAGAAATgcgtatatatacagtgttccctctctctctcaccctctctgctgtttctctctctcctgtgtgagtcgtGTTGTTCCTGCCCCTGTGTGGGTACTGAGTGGTATATAAGCTCAGTGTCTGActcccaaatggtgccctattcccgatgtagtgcactgctttagaccagggtccatgggGCTTCATAGGGCTCCGGTCgaaagttgtgcactatgtagggtattTCACTATGTAGGAGACAGTgggggccatttgggaggcaTAGTGTGTAGGAGTATACCAGCTGCTGTGTTACTGCAAAATGGATTAAACTCTGTGTTCCTGCCTCCAGCACTATATCTCTTCACTGTAGTTAATATCTATTTTTACCTTTCACATATTCCCAGTCCTCACACCAGTGTCAGAAAATACATTATTGTTGTGCTTACGAGATACATCTGAAATGTGAAAACAAATGGTGTCCTCTAGGCTGCCTAAATAACACATCCAATGCTGTTTTCTACCcacatttcaccctattccctatgtagtgcactacttttgaccagggtcctatgcagcgaatagggtgccatttgggttgtGGACGTTGTCATGTGTTTGACCCTCAACGCAGCCTGTGTTGTCCTCTCATGAATATAAATTTGGTAAAGGTAAATTAATCTGTACTGTAGCAACCTCTACCTAATACATACTGTCAACAGTTGGTCACATTCTTTATACACTGCCtctggaaaatattcagacccctttacttattCAAAACGTTGCTACATTAcaaacttattctaaaatggataaaaaaatatatattctcatcaatctacacacagtaccccataataacaaagaaaaaacagtttGTTAATTGTTAaaacagaaagtattcagacccttcactcaatactttgttgaagcacctttggcagcgattacagccttgagtcttcttgggtatgacgctacaagcttggcacacctgtatttggggagtttctcccattcttctctgcagatcctctcaagctctgtcatgttggatgggggacgtcgctgcacagctattttcaggtctctaaagggatgttagatcgggttcaagtccgggtattcagagacttgtcccaaagccacccctgccttgtcttggctgagtgctcaaagtcgttgtcctgttggaaggtgaaccttcaccccagtctgaagtcttgagcgctctggagcaggttttcatccaggatctctctgttctttgctcaGTTGATCTTGCTCttgatcctgactattctcccagtctctgccgctgaaaaacatccccacagcacgatgctgccaacactatgcttcaccatagagatggtgccaggtttccttcagacttgacacttggcattcaggccaaagagttaaatcgtggttccatcagaccaaagaatcttgtttctcatggtttcagagtctttaggtgccttttggcaaactccaagcgggctgttatgtgccttttactgaggagtggcttcagtctggccactctaccataaaggcttgattggtggagtgctgcagagatgtttgtccttttggaaggttctcccatctccgctgatgaactctggagttctgtcagagtggtcatcgggttcttggtcacctctctgacacaggcccttctctcccgattgctcagtttggccgggcagccagctctaggaagagtcttcgtggttccaaacttcttctatttacgaatgatggaggccactgtgttcttggggaccttcaatgcaggaGATATATGTTTGGgtccccttccccagatctctgcctcgacacaattctgtctcggagctctacggacaattccttcgacctcatggcttggttttgctctgacatgcactgtcaactgtggtacattatataggcaggtgtgtgccattccaaatgatgtccaatccattgaatttatgacaggtggactccaatcaagttgtggaaacatctcaaggatgatcaatggaaacaggatgcaccggagcacaattttgagtctcattgcaaagggtctgaatacttatgtaaataaaggtatttctagtttagtttttcatACATTTGCCAAAATCTCTTAAAACCtgtattcactttgtcattatggggtattataatAAGGTTGTAAGTTAACAAAATAGgggaaaagtcaagaggtctgaatgcactttatatgtatatactgtcctTATTGGTCATATGTTTAGTTGATAACCACATACCTGTCGACTAATCCAACTCCTCTACCTGTCCCTAGGTACATCTACTGTGATGAGATAGACCTGAGTGCTGACACAGTGCTGGCCACGCTCTACGCTGCTAAGAAGTACATCGTGCCTCATCTGGCCAGAGCCTGTGTTAACTTCCTAGAGACTAGCCTGTCAGCTAAGAATGCCTGCGTCCTGCTGTCACAGAGCTGTCTGTTCGAAGAGCCCGAACTCACACAACGCTGCTGGGAGGTGAGTGATGAATACGTGGTCAAACTTTATTTGGTTACTCCGGATCTGttactaaggttagggttagaaaaagggttaagtttaaggttaggataagggtttaggttagggttagattaagGGCTAGGGTTATGTTTAGAATAAGTGTTAAGTTTAGGATTagaataagggtaagggttaggtttaaaaaaaGTGTTACGTTTAGGTTTAGGATaagggtttaggttagggttagagttagggttaagtttagggttaggataggggtttaggttagggttagggttagaataagggttaggtttaggattagaataagggttaagtttagggttaggatagtggtttaggttagggttagggttagagttatggttagggttagaataagggttaggtttagggttaggataggggtttaggttagggttagagttagggttagggttagaataagggttaggtttaggattagaaTATGGGTTAACTTCAGGGTTAGGATaggggtttaggttagggttagagttagggttagggttagaataagggttaagtttagggttaggataggggtttaggttagggttagggttagaataagggttaggtttaggattataATATGGGTTAACTTCAGGGTTAGGATaggggtttaggttagggttagagttagggttagggttagaataagggttaggtttaggattagaataagggttagggttaactccATAGCATTCGATTCCAAGCCCAAGTCTAAGTCCTTTATACTTGAGTCCAAGTTCAGTGACGAGTCATTTGGTAGTGCTAAAAGATTAAACTTGGCCCTTTACTTATGGCCAAAACGATCTCTGTGTAGAAAATTCAATGAATCATTCCAGACTAGCTACATTCTGCTGTACACCTCCATCCCACCAGGTGATTGACGCCCAGGCAGAGCTGGCCCTGCGGTCGGAGGGTTTCACTGACATCGACTCCCAGACACTAGAGAGTATCCTCCAGAGAGAGACCCTCAACGCCAAGGAGGAGGTGGTGTTTGAGGCAGCTCTGAGCTGGGCCGAGGCAGAGTGTCAGAGACAGGACCTCACCACCTCCATAGACAACAAGAGAAAGGTATTTCTGATGGTTGCTTTTGATCAAATGTATCGGTGGATTAAAGTACAAATACTTGTACTGTCCTTAAGTACTTTTgagtgtatctgtactttactcaagtattgatatttttttgtaaatatttacCTATAGTTCACTATATTCCTTGAagaaatactttattttttatttttatttattttatttcacctttatttaaccagataggctagttgagaacaagttctcatttgcaactgcgacctggccaagataaagcgtagaaattcgacacatacaacaacacagagttacacatggaataaacaaacatacagtcaataatacagtagaaaaatatacAACATAAAGTAATATATTCCCTTGCATTTCCCCTGACACACTAACATACTTGTTACATTGGAAATGCTCTTGTAGCAAAGCAACATTTATATGGTTCATTTGTATACTGTTTTCTATTCAAGGTTCTCGGCAAGGCCGTGTTCCTGATCCGCATCCCCACCATGGCATTGGACGACTTCGCCAATGGTGCCGCCCAGTCGGGCGTCCTGACCCTGAATGAGACCAACGACATCTTCCTGTGGTACACCGCTGCCAAGAAACCGGACCTCCAGTTCGCCAGCCAGCCACGGAAGGGGTTATCTCCGCAACGCTGCCACCGGTTCCAATCCTGCGCCTACCGCAGCAACCAATGGCGTTACCGAGGGCGATGCGACAGCATCCAGTTCGCTGTGGACAAACGCGTCTTCATCGCCGGGTTCGGACTCTACGGCTCCAGCTGCGGCTCTGCAGAGTACTCAGCTAAGATCGAGCTCAAGCGCCAAGGCATTCTCCTTGGACATAACCTGAGTAAATACTTCTCTGACGGTTCTAGTAACACGTTCCCTGTGTGGTTTGAGTACCCCGTGCAGATAGAACCTGATACATTCTACACGGCTTCTGTAGTTTTGGATGGGAACGAGTTGAGTTACTTTGGTCAGGAAGGAATGACAGAGGTGCAGTGTGGGAAGGTGACATTTCAGTTCCAGTGTTCGTCAGACAGCACCAATGGGACAGGAGTACAGGGGGGTCAGATACCTGAACTCATTTTCTACGCCTAAAGGAACACAATGAAATGGATTTTAACATTACTGACTTTAGTGAAGTAGGGTAAAAGTTGCCCCAAGTCGCTGATGTTGGGTCAGTTTTACATTTGCCCCACTagtagttaaggttaggattagggtaggGAAAACTGATCCAAGATCTGTACCTAGAGGAAACATTATCCCGGAGTGACTTTGATGCCCATGGAGATGTGCTTGTTTTTATAGTACTTATTACTGAGTTTGGTTTGATGGGTGAAACGTCCATTGCGAGGACTGATTGAGAATGGATTGCAAGTGCTGGCTGTCATCATAGTGATGTGATATTATCCCATTGCTGACTTTGACGGATAGTTTCCCTCTACGTTCTATAAATATGAtttgttttctctctttctttatatGTGGAATTTTGGAATTTGACAATTCATGATTGAGGATTCCCAGCAAACAGGGGACATCCTGAGGACATTTCCATTAGGTCCTTTAAGGGTTCCGGCGCAACGTTATTTCACAGACACTCTGAGAACATTCTAAGAACATCACATGATGGTCCCAATGGAACATTCACTGGGGGAACGTTTTTCTAGTTTCCAGTTTGTCCCGGGGACGTTTTTAGGACGTCGTGTCATGGTCCTCTGGAGGTTTTGTCTACTTCCCGATTGTCACGGGGACGTCCCCGAGGATATTTTAAGGACATTCCtgggacgttgtgtcatggtcctcTAGAGGGTTTTTGTCACGTGATGGATTGACATAATCATACTGACTTTTCGACATGACCCCACCTagaatttgaactcacaaccgCTGGATTTGCAGTAGGCTGTGTCAAAAAGTCTGTAGAATGTCAAGTCCCTTACACATTCGTTACCTATAATACATCTTCTCTGCACTTAGAAAAAAAGAGTGCCGACTGCACTGCTATTTTAGCTAGCAGTTAATCCGATTATTCTCTTATCCTTGATTTCATTTACTTATTTCAGCATTTTGAGGGTTTtcagtatagttgtctaatgttggtgaggCATGCTGTATTATTCTGTTACTCCTcaatcactatgataaatataataCTTTTTTCTGAAATTTACATTGAAGAGCAAAGTGTAGGAATACAGGTATAATCAGTCATTGAGACAGacatggtggcgtagcaggaagatTGGAATGTGGTGAACAAAGAAGTTGTGAGTTCAAAGCCCAGGTGAGGACGTGTTGAATAATAATTTCTGTATGAATAAACGTACACAACGTAATACATCTACGTCAAACTGTGTCACATTTGGAAGTTGAAACAACGTATAAACGTACCTTTTGTGTGGGTGTCCCTAAACATTGCCAaaaaaatgttgttgttgtaaatggATCAGTTGATCACCAATCAGGAATAGGCAAAAGTAACAAGGGTTGATGGGTAATGAGGGGACTGTTTCTTTCTGACCATCATGAACAACccgggaacaagacaaaacctccaggggaccatgacacaaagTCCTGACCACTTTACGGGGACCATTTCAAGACGTCCTGAGGACGTCCTAAGAGCTTAATTTTGTTTGCCAGGTTTACTTTTGGTACTGTGGATGGTCAGCACTTTATGCCATGagttcttcacctcaaacagacTCCTTAACCTCAAATAACTCAACAACAGACATTTTCACTGGAACGGATCATCATTGGATTATATAACATTAATTCCGATTAAAAAATGAATTGATTCCGTGTGAAGGAGTTTATTTCCAATTTCTCATCACTGTTAGGAATCGGGAATCgatcattttttttaaaaatcaaCTCCCAGGCCTAATATGTgtatgcactgtatatagtgtaatatataccTCAGAGGGTAACTTATGACTAATATACTCTATGTTTCTTATTTTGATGCTTGCACAGGATACACATAATATATACAGAACAGCAATACTTCACTACCTAATATATTCTAtgaactgattgattgattgattgattcatcaCTCTCTGCTTTAGCCAATGACTTGCGCTTCAcaaagcacccccccccccatcaatatttatattttagaaTGGGTGACAAGAGACAATGTTGACATTTAACACCTAACACTTACTTGTGTAGCCCCACGGTTACTCGTATGTGACAAAAACAatgtatttgtaaaaaaaaagaaatgtcgcAACAAGAGAAATACAGCATAACTACAATGGTTCAATGTCACAATTTTTGACATATTCTCAATGTGCTATATTAAAAATATCAGTAAAAACAAGGAAAAGAGTTACTACTGTAAGAACTGTTGTTTTTTTAATGATTATGTTATCTTGTTTACATTGATATGAGGCAGCCTTTTCTTCTGCTACtttgactggttactgtccactaactggtttagattcaccttactgggactgattactgtccactaaccactacagattcaccttactgggactggttactgtccactaactggtttggaTTCACTtttctgggactggttactgtccactaaccactacagattcacctatctgggactggttaccgtccactaactggtttggattcaccttactgggactggttactgtccactaaccactacagattcacctatctgggactggttactgtccactaaccactacagattcaccttactgggactggttactgtccactaactggtttagattcaccttcctGGGActagttactgtccactaaccactacagattcaccttactgggactggttactgtccactaactggtttagattcaccttactgggactggttactgtccactaaccactacagattcaccttactgggactggttactgtccactaactggtttggattcaccttactgggactggttactgtccactaaccactacagattcacctatctgggactggttactgtccactaaccactacagattcaccttactgggactggttgctgtcaactaactggtttagattcacctttcTGGGActagttactgtccactaaccactacagattcaccttactgggactggttactgtccactaactggtttagattcaccttactgggactggttactgtccaccaaccactacagattcaccttactgggactggtaactgtccactaactggtttagattcaccttactgagactagttactgtccactaaccactacagattcaccttactgggactggttactgtccactaaccactacagattcaccttactgggactggttactgtccactaaccactacagattcacctatctgtgactggttactgtccactaaccactacagattcaccttactgggactggttactgtccactaaccactacagattcaccttactgggactggttactgtccactaagtggtttagattcaccttactgggactggttactgtccactaaccactacagattcaccttactgggactggttactgtccactaactggtttagattcaccttactgggactggttactgtccactaaccactacagattcaccttactgggattggttactgtccactaactggttttgATTCACCTtattgggactggttactgtccactaaccactacagattcaccttactgggactggttactgtccactaactggtttagattcaccttactgggactggttgctgtctactaaccactacagattcacattactgggactggttactgtccactaactggtttagattcaccttactgggactggttactgtccactaactggtttggattcaccttactgggactggttactgtccactaatcactacagattcaccttactgggactggttactgtccactaaccactacagattcaccttactgggactggttactgtccactaaccactacagattcaccttactgggactggttactgtccactaaccactacagattcaccttactgggactggttactgtccactaaccactacagattcaccttactaggactggttactgtccactaaccactacagattcaccttactgggactggttactgtccactaactggtttagattcaccttactgggactggttactgtccactaaccactacagattcaccttactgggactggttactgtccactaaccactacagattcaccttactgggactggttactgtccactaagtGGTttggattcaccttactgggactggttactgtccactaaccactacagattcaccttactgggactggttactgtccactaaccactacagattcaccttactgggactggttactgtccactaacaactacagattcaccttactgggactggttactgtccactaactggtttagattcaccttactgggactggttactgtccactaaccactacagattcaccttactgggactggttactgtccactaactggtttagattcaccttactgggactggttactgtccactaaccactacagattcaccttactgggactggttactgtccacaaacatgtttagattcaccttactgggactggttactgtccactaagcaCTACAGAttaaccttactgggactggttactgtccactaactagtttagattcaccttactgggactggttactgtccactaactggtttggattcaccttactgggactggttactgtctactaaccactacagattcacctatctgtgactggttactgtccactaaccactatagattcaccttactgggactggtaactgtccactaactggtttagattcaccttactgagactagttactgtccactaaccactacagattcaccttactgggactggttactgtccactaaccactacagattcaccttactgggactggttactgtccactaaccactacagattcaccttactgggactggttactgtccactaaccactacagattcaccttactaggactggttactgtccacta harbors:
- the btbd3b gene encoding BTB/POZ domain-containing protein 3, encoding MVDAKGRKMKCLTFLLMLPESVKSKSASSKSSKKTVNVGGASGGSTGSKLPPVCYEIITLKNKKKKKMAADIFPSTKKQGGGSSATVQEYQQQNLNNNNTIQNCNWQGLYSTIRERNSVMFNNELMADVHFVVGQTGGTQRLPGHRYVLAVGSSVFHAMFYGELAENRDEIRIPDVEPAAFLAMLKYIYCDEIDLSADTVLATLYAAKKYIVPHLARACVNFLETSLSAKNACVLLSQSCLFEEPELTQRCWEVIDAQAELALRSEGFTDIDSQTLESILQRETLNAKEEVVFEAALSWAEAECQRQDLTTSIDNKRKVLGKAVFLIRIPTMALDDFANGAAQSGVLTLNETNDIFLWYTAAKKPDLQFASQPRKGLSPQRCHRFQSCAYRSNQWRYRGRCDSIQFAVDKRVFIAGFGLYGSSCGSAEYSAKIELKRQGILLGHNLSKYFSDGSSNTFPVWFEYPVQIEPDTFYTASVVLDGNELSYFGQEGMTEVQCGKVTFQFQCSSDSTNGTGVQGGQIPELIFYA